A genome region from Oryzias latipes chromosome 2, ASM223467v1 includes the following:
- the arpc2 gene encoding actin-related protein 2/3 complex subunit 2: MILLEVNNRIIEETLTLKFDGASNGTKPEAVDVTFADFDGVLYHISNPNGDKTKLMVSISLKFYKELQEHGADELLKRIYGNFLVSTEAGYNVSLLYDLEALPANKDDVIHQAGMLKRNCFASVFEKYFKFQEEGREGESRAVVHYRDDESMYVEAKKDRVTVVFSTVFKDDDDVIIGKVFMQEFKEGRRASHTAPQVLFSHREPPLELKDTDAAVGDNIGYITFVLFPRHTNANARDNTINLIHTFRDYLHYHIKCSKAYIHTRMRAKTSDFLKVLNRARPDAEKKEMKTISGKTFSR; encoded by the exons ATGATCCTGTTAGAAGTCAACAACCGCATCATCGAAGAGACGCTGACGCTGAAGTTTGacggcgcatcaaacgg AACCAAACCAGAAGCTGTCGATGTGACTTTTGCAG ACTTCGATGGCGTCTTGTACCACATCTCCAACCCCAATGGGGACAAGACCAAACTGATGGTCAGCATCTCCCTGAAGTTCTacaaggagctgcaggagcacgGCGCCGATGAG CTCCTCAAGAGGATCTATGGGAACTTCCTGGTCTCAACAGAAGCCG GCTACAACGTGTCTCTGCTGTACGACCTGGAGGCCCTGCCCGCCAACAAAGACGACGTGATCCACCAGGCGGGGATGCTGAAGAGGAACTGCTTCGCCTCGGTGTTCGAGAAGTACTTCAAGTTCCAGGAAGAAGGCAGAGAGGGCGAGAGCAGGGCGGTGGTGCACTACAGGGACGACGAGTCCAT GTATGTAGAGGCCAAGAAAGACCGGGTGACGGTGGTGTTCAGCACCGTGTTCAAAGACGACGACGATGTCATCATCGGGAAGGTCTTCATGCAG GAGTTCAAGGAGGGCCGCAGGGCCAGCCACACGGCCCCCCAGGTGCTCTTCAGCCACAGGGAGCCTCCTCTGGAGCTGAAGGACACGGACGCCGCCGTCGGGGACAACATCGGATACATCACCTTCG TGCTGTTCCCGCGCCACACCAACGCCAACGCCAGAGACAACACCATCAACCTCATCCACACCTTCAGGGACTACCTGCACTACCACATCAAGTGCTCCAAG GCCTACATCCACACCCGCATGAGGGCCAAAACCTCCGACTTCCTGAAGGTGCTGAACCGGGCTCGACCCGACGCCGAGAAGAAGGAGATGAAGACCATATC CGGAAAAACCTTTTCCCGTTAA
- the LOC110016521 gene encoding glutamic acid-rich protein-like — MSLKEISQSTQKILTQNSIMVSQMEKIGKNLSNVKDLESTRKNLKRERKATAQRNRELLKSLQTLNTQVQQQMKIQEKCEAERQTIAAFSENIRESKEEMVALRSKLWLDEELKLEQERVKQERKIMEKKSAVLKAELQKLQKKVGHQAVLEMDYKLEFNHFHALEEETAALKTELQKLQTEILERDQLREEFPAMVEERCRLEELKKELQAELSQLREQPNDAIQLRMLHQRLSLELMQLRKETKDLQRRREGVQRSFQGVEEMQSACQHLQAQTRKAVQINSDLSEEISRLEQEVSLHLDLEDRVCAAREERERMEKETLSLQGTIQELHLQMQQFQQQTEVLQQERQTLQNRRHQRDQMREEYSRMLEDICCLQNQQAGLDTEISRLKVEEIEAQEWMEEFKKQKAAADVLQLENQDLQKTKEDLTESIRNILTDQEEASLQESSSSSSSGIQNDEEVSSDEELQRTSDDEELQNLSDDEESVKSIKGTVFITEKKVSVSSLTEEDQEKKEEDDEEYEDISFDEDEEFRITSDEEKLQSSSDDEELQKLSDDEESANAIKGTVFITEKKVSVSSLTEEDQEKKEEDDEEYEDISFDEDEEFRITSDEEKLQSSSDDEELQKLSDDEESVNAIKGTVFITELTEEDQQKKEEECEEEDEDKNEDIRSDEELPDEESVNSINGTVSITEKKVSVSSLTEEDQEKKEEDDEDLSSDEELQNTSDDEQCEEEYEEECEEEEYEDIGSDEELQNPSDDEESVKSIKGTVFITEKKVSVSSLTEEDEENKEEDDEDLSSDEELQNTSDDEESVNSIKGTVFITEKKVSVSSLTEEDEENKEEDDEDLSSDEELQNLSDDEEFWNTSNDEQCEEEYEEECEEEEYEGEEEYEDFGSDEELQDPSDDEDSVSSKEGTGSIRNIRT; from the coding sequence ATGTCTCTGAAAGAAATCAGCCAAAGTACGCAGAAAATCCTGACCCAGAACTCCATCATGGTCAGCCAGATGGAGAAGATTGGCAAAAACCTGTCCAACGTGAAGGATCTGGAGAGCACCCGCAAGAACCTGAAGAGGGAGAGGAAAGCTACTGCTCAGAGAAACCGAGAGCTGCTGAAATCCCTGCAGACCCTGAACACACAAGTTCAGCAACAGATGAAGATCCAGGAGAAATGTGAGGCAGAAAGACAGACAATCGCTGCCTTCTCTGAGAACATCCGTGAAAGCAAAGAGGAAATGGTGGCTCTGAGGTCCAAACTCTGGCTGGACGAAGAGCTGAAACTGGAGCAGGAGCGGGTGAAACAGGAGAGGAAAATCATGGAGAAGAAGTCTGCAGTTCTGAAAGCCgagctgcagaagctgcagaaaaaggtCGGCCACCAAGCCGTCCTGGAAATGGACTACAAGCTGGAGTTCAACCATTTCCACGCTCTGGAAGAGGAGACCGCCGCTCTGAAAACGGAGCTTCAGAAGCTGCAGACAGAAATCCTGGAGCGAGACCAACTGAGAGAAGAGTTCCCCGCCATGGTTGAAGAACGATGCCGTTTGGAGGAACTCAAGAAAGAGCTGCAGGCAGAGCTGTCCCAGCTGAGAGAGCAGCCCAACGACGCCATCCAGCTCCGCATGCTGCACCAGAGACTCAGCCTGGAGCTGATGCAGCTCAGAAAAGAAACCAAAGACCTGCAGAGGAGACGGGAAGGAGTCCAACGCTCCTTTCAGGGTGTGGAGGAGATGCAATCTGCATGTCAGCATCTCCAAGCTCAAACCAGGAAGGCGGTCCAGATCAACTCTGACCTCTCAGAGGAAATCTCCAGACTGGAACAGGAAGTCAGTCTTCATTTGGATTTGGAGGACAGAGTCTGTGCCGCCAGAGAGGAAAGAGAGAGGATGGAGAAGGAAACTCTCTCTCTCCAGGGAACAATCCAAGAGCTGCACCTCCAGATGCAGCAGTTCCAGCAGCAAACGGAGGTTCTGCAGCAGGAACGTCAGACGCTGCAGAACCGACGCCACCAAAGAGACCAGATGAGGGAGGAGTACTCCAGAATGctggaggacatctgctgcctGCAGAACCAGCAGGCAGGTCTGGACACGGAAATCTCACGCCTGAAAGTGGAAGAGATTGAAGCTCAGGAGTGGATGGAAGAGTTCAAGAAGCAAAAGGCTGCAGCAGATGTTCTTCAGCTGGAGAACCAGGACCTCCAGAAAACCAAGGAGGACCTGACAGAGTCCATCAGGAACATCCTCACAGACCAGGAGGAAGCAAGCCTCCAGGagtcttcatcctcctcttcatcaggcATCCAAAATGATGAGGAGGTCAGTTCTGATGAAGAGCTCCAGAGGACTTCAGATGATGAGGAGCTCCAGAATCTCTCAGATGACGAAGAGTCTGTGAAATCCATTAAAGGAACAGTCTTCATCACTGAAAAGAAAGTTTCTGTCTCTTCACTGACTGAGGAAGAccaagagaaaaaagaggaagatgatgaggagtATGAGGACATCAGttttgatgaagatgaagagttCCGGATAACTTCAGATGAGGAAAAGCTCCAAAGTTCTTCAGATGATGAAGAGCTCCAGAAACTCTCCGATGATGAAGAGTCTGCGAATGCCATTAAAGGAACAGTCTTCATCACTGAAAAGAAAGTTTCTGTCTCTTCACTGACTGAGGAAGAccaagagaaaaaagaggaagatgatgaggagtATGAGGACATCAGttttgatgaagatgaagagttCCGGATAACTTCAGATGAGGAAAAGCTCCAAAGTTCTTCAGATGATGAAGAGCTCCAGAAACTCTCCGATGATGAAGAGTCTGTGAATGCCATTAAAGGAACAGTCTTCATCACTGAACTGACTGAGGAAGACCAacagaaaaaggaggaagaatgtgaggaagaggatgaagacaaaAATGAGGACATCAGATCTGATGAAGAGCTCCCCGATGAAGAGTCTGTGAATTCCATTAATGGAACAGTCTCCATCACTGAAAAGAAAGTTTCTGTCTCTTCACTGACTGAGGAAGAccaagagaaaaaagaggaagatgatgaggacCTCAGTTCTGATGAAGAGCTCCAGAATACTTCAGATGATGAGCAGTGTGAGGAGGAATATGAGGAAGAGTGTGAGGAGGAAGAATATGAGGACATTGGTTCTGATGAAGAGCTCCAGAATCCttcagatgatgaagagtcTGTGAAATCCATTAAAGGAACAGTCTTCATCACTGAAAAGAAAGTTTCTGTCTCTTCACTGactgaggaagatgaagagaataaagaggaagatgatgaggacCTCAGTTCTGATGAAGAGCTCCAGAATACttcagatgatgaagagtcTGTGAATTCCATTAAAGGAACAGTCTTCATCACTGAAAAGAAAGTTTCTGTCTCTTCACTGactgaggaagatgaagagaatAAAGAGGAAGACGATGAGGACCTCAGTTCTGATGAAGAGCTCC